One Oncorhynchus kisutch isolate 150728-3 linkage group LG13, Okis_V2, whole genome shotgun sequence DNA window includes the following coding sequences:
- the sri gene encoding sorcin, producing MSYPGYGAPAGGYPGGYGGAPAGGHPPGGPGFGGYPGQQQDPLYGYFAAVAGQDGHISAEELQQCLTQANFSGGYKPFNLETCRLMINMLDRDMSCTMGFNEFKELWTVLNGWKQHFMSIDRDQSGTVDPQEMHQAVTSMGYRLSPQAMNCIIKRFSSQGKITFDDYVACCVKLRTLTDLFRKRDQAGQGMATFPYDDFIQCTMST from the exons ATGAGTTATCCTGGATATGGTGCTCCCGCAGGCGGATACCCAGGAGGG TATGGAGGTGCCCCTGCTGGTGGCCACCCCCCTGGTGGCCCTGGCTTTGGAGGATACCCTGGTCAGCAGCAAGACCCTCTCTATGGATATTTTGCTGCTGTTGCAGGCCAG GATGGGCACATATCAGCGGAAGAGCTCCAGCAATGCCTCACACAGGCTAACTTCTCTGGTGGCTACAAAC CTTTTAACCTGGAGACCTGCAGACTGATGATCAACATGCTGGAT AGAGACATGTCATGTACTATGGGCTTCAACGAGTTCAAGGAGCTGTGGACAGTGCTCAATGGCTGGAAGCAGCACTTCATGTCCATTGACCGTGACCAGAGTGGGACTGTGGACCCCCAGGAGATGCACCAGGCAGTCACTTCCATGG GCTACAGGCTGAGCCCACAAGCCATGAACTGCATCATCAAGAGATTCAGTTCTCAGGGGAAGATCACCTTTGATGACTACGTAGCTTGTTGTGTGAAACTCAGAACCCTGACTG ATTTGTTCCGAAAGCGGGACCAAGCTGGACAGGGAATGGCCACATTTCCATACGATGAT ttcatccAGTGCACGATGAGCACATGA